One window of the Salvelinus sp. IW2-2015 linkage group LG10, ASM291031v2, whole genome shotgun sequence genome contains the following:
- the LOC111969362 gene encoding LOW QUALITY PROTEIN: nuclear factor of activated T-cells 5-like (The sequence of the model RefSeq protein was modified relative to this genomic sequence to represent the inferred CDS: inserted 5 bases in 5 codons; deleted 1 base in 1 codon), with protein MLGAEGGTGTVGVLVAAGLAARKEQGPGSLGGGGRGGASQEAQQHHQMTPXKRRTVLNISPPPEDLFDDSRMXCQEDQLQDSEQSXSIWMDDSASNFSLXSSSSYNDNTEVPRKXRKRTPRQRPGPKPASAEEASMDVFDADSAKGPHFVLSQLGSDSKACTKGSSADGSQTTHQKGGTLASQFPQKSEGKELKILVQPETQHRARYLTEGSRGSVKDRTQQGFPTLKLEGVNEAVVLQVFVGNDAGRVKPHGFYQACRVTGRNTTACKEVDIEGTTVIEVSLDPSNNMTLAVDCVGILKLRNADVEARIGVAGSKKKSTRARLVFRVNIPRPDGSVLTLQTPSSPILCTQPAGVPEILKKSLHSCSVRGXEEVFIIGKNFLKDTKVIFQENVSDEKSWKAEAEIDMELFHQNHLIVKVPPYQNPAIASAVCVGXYVVTNAGRSQDVQPFTYTPEPVDISVKKEVPSPGKPCSFDQRMKVIDGALMPIMLPLVKREEVTPMEVSSNLSSAGVFKRTPDVMCSAQQTLDMSSNLPPNNSPFSNSLPRPASDPDESQTAVFNSAEALSTIQKQDIAPTNSFPVPADSLLQPGPQQFLLEPREGLGQDRAGNNAGAVGRLSQQVEAPQPAPQQHQLPIFPPDEVAQLEQAVRQLQAKGYCSQHQQRQQQQIQQQQIQQQQIQQQQQQQIQQQQQQQIQQQQQIQQQQIQQQQQQQIQQQQIQQQQIQHQQQQVLDNLQQQLFQSQMPMQCGIFQGSSRGENTEQQGSQQGMVQNHGSLFQQAQQQQQQQQQQKQQQQAALFQQANELLSIQTNFLHQTPSHPSPPLFHNPSPLAEAQDPQGALFHTQKASPTQEQVQATLFQNTLTVLSRTSLSPEQPPSAANLFLPQSTLPGQLSASGSQQQLAFLSALQTSAXEPQSVFQAQTQLSPIQQGSPMEQQQPSQPQPQPQPPQQNSMFQNISPHPPANTLSQTQQQQASLLFCSNPLSTPEQPPSLLFSGQXQMPPMSSSSLNSQEPQNPSMLFSQASMVTVSQQESSEPMAFXDQSQVVGNPSXPRQQGLFQEQQPMQLITSSNNGPEQPVSLFMPQSNMAALQGCMAAQXLPQTGIFSTQNGVAGLQTTTSSPVQQPGSLFQTAVSGTLNQPSEAQQPGLFLFGIQNECGQLINSPGTTLSDQIIAISQSGQNQRESEAQIQSLLNQSMSESGSMQNSMTASQNMEKIDDXLVSLQEQGNNLTRSY; from the exons ATGCTTGGCGCCGAGGGCGGGACTGGAACAGTGGGAGTGCTGGTGGCGGCAGGGCTGGCGGCGAGAAAGGAGCAGGGGCCAGGATCCctaggtggaggaggaagagggggggcaTCCCAGGAGGCCCAGCAGCACCACCAGATGACCC TCAAGCGGCGGACGGTGCTGAACATCTCGCCTCCGCCCGAGGACCTGTTTGACGACAGCCGCA TCTGCCAGGAGGATCAGCTCCAGGACTCCGAGCAGA AAAGCATCTGGATGGATGACTCCGCCTCTAACTTCAGCT TCAGCTCCAGTTCCTACAACGACAACACAGAGGTGCCCCGGA CCCGCAAGCGCACCCCCCGCCAGCGACCTGGGCCCAAGCCTGCCTCGGCCGAGGAGGCCAGC ATGGACGTGTTTGATGCAGACAGTGCCAAAGGGCCTCACTTTGTGCTCTCACAGCTGGGCTCAGACAGCAAGGCCTGTACCAAAGGAAG TTCGGCAGATGGCTCCCAAACAACCCATCAAAAAGGTGGGACCCTAGCGAGCCAGTTCCCTCAGAAGAGTGAGGGCAAGGAGCTGAAGATCCTGGTCCAGCCTGAGACCCAGCACAGAGCCCGCTACCTGACTGAGGGCAGCAGGGGGTCAGTGAAGGACCGCACTCAGCAGGGCTTCCCCACCCTAAAG CTGGAGGGTGTGAATGAGGCAGTGGTGCTgcaggtgtttgtgggtaatgaCGCTGGGCGTGTYAAGCCACATGGGTTCTACCAGGCCTGCAGGGTGACTGGGCGCAACACTACAGCCTGCAAGGAGGTGGACATCGAGGGCACCACTGTCATTGAAGTGTCCCTGGACCCCAGCAATAATATGACCCTGGC ggTGGACTGCGTGGGGATCCTAAAGCTGCGTAACGCTGATGTGGAAGCTCGTATCGGGGTGGCCGGCTCCAAAAAGAAGAGCACGCGTGCCAGGCTGGTGTTTCGGGTCAACATCCCCAGGCCGGACGGCTCGGTGCTCACGTTACAGACACCGTCGTCCCCCATCCTGTGCA CCCAGCCTGCAGGGGTGCCTGAGATTCTGAAGAAGTCCCTCCACAGTTGCTCGGTGAGGGGGGYTGAGGAGGTCTTCATCATTGGGAAGAACTTCCTCAAGGACACCAAGGTCATATTCCAGGAAAATGTATCAG ATGAGAAGTCTTGGAAGGCAGAGGCTGAAATTGACATGGAGCTGTTTCACCAG AATCACTTGATTGTGAAGGTTCCTCCTTACCAGAACCCAGCCATCGcgtctgcagtgtgtgtgggYATSTACGTGGTGACCAATGCTGGCCGATCCCARGACGTGCAGCCTTTTACATACACTCCAGAACCAG TGGACATATCTGTGAAGAAAGAAGTTCCATCTCCAGGCAAGCCCTGCTCTTTTGATCAACGGATGAAAG TAATTGATGGTGCCTTGATGCCCATAATGTTGCCTCTTGTGAAGAGAGAAGAGGTCACTCCAATGGAGGTCTCCAGCAACCTCTCTTCTGCTGGCGTGTTCAAG CGGACCCCCGATGTCATGTGTTCGGCCCAGCAGACGCTGGACATGAGTTCCAACCTTCCCCCCAACAACAGCCCGTTCTCCAACTCCTTGCCGCGGCCTGCCAGTGACCCTGATGAATCCCAAACAGCAGTCTTCAACAGTGCAGAGGCCCTGAGCACCATACAGAAGCAGGACATCGCTCCCACCAACTCCTTCCCCGTGCCTGCAGACTCTCTACTCCAACCTGGGCCTCAGCAGTTTCTCCTGGAGCCCAGAGAGGGGCTGGGGCAGGACAGGGCCGGCAACAACGCTGGGGCGGTAGGGAGGCTCAGTCAACAAGTGGAGGCCCCTCAACCTGCCCCCCAGCAGCACCAGCTGCCCATATTCCCCCCAGATGAGGTGGCCCAACTGGAACAAGCAGTGAGACAACTGCAGGCCAAAGGGTACTGCAGCCAGCATCAACAGCGACAACAGCAACAGATTCAGCAGCAACAAATTCAGCAGCAACAAattcagcaacaacagcagcaacaaattcagcaacaacagcagcaacaaattcagcaacaacaacagattcaacaacaacaaattcagcaacaacagcaacagcaaatTCAACAGCAACAAATTCAACAGCAACAAATTCAACACCAGCAACAGCAAGTGTTGGACAACCTGCAGCAGCAGCTGTTTCAGTCACAGATGCCCATGCAGTGTGGCATATTCCAGGGCAGTTCTCGAGGTGAGAACACTGAACAGCAGGGTTCCCAGCAGGGCATGGTGCAGAACCATGGTTCCCTCTTTCAGCAGgcccaacaacagcagcagcagcaacaacaacagaaacagcAGCAGCAAGCAGCACTCTTTCAGCAAGCCAATGAGCTCCTCTCCATTCAGACKAACTTCCTCCATCAGACCCCTTCtcatccctctccacccctcttccATAACCCCAGCCCCCTGGCTGAGGCACAGGACCCACAGGGGGCGCTGTTCCACACTCAGAAGGCCTCTCCCACCCAGGAGCAGGTCCAGGCAACCCTCTTCCAGAACACKCTGACAGTGTTGAGTAGGACCAGCCTTTCCCCAGAGCAGCCCCCCTCTGCCGCCAACCTGTTCCTCCCCCAGAGTACCCTGCCCGGGCAGCTCTCCGCTAGCGGTAGCCAGCAGCAGCTGGCCTTCCTCAGTGCCCTGCAGACCTCTGCCKCTGAGCCCCAGTCAGTGTTCCAGGCTCAGACCCAGCTTTCCCCCATCCAGCAGGGGAGCCCCATGGAGCAGCAGCAGCcctcccagcctcagccccagcctcagccacCTCAGCAGAACTCCATGTTTCAGAACATCTCCCCTCATCCACCTGCAAACACTCTCTCTCAGAcccagcagcagcaggccagccTACTGTTCTGCAGCAACCCCCTCTCCACTCCAGAGCAGCCCCCCAGTCTGCTGTTCAGTGGCCAGYGCCAGATGCCCCCCATGAGCAGCAGCAGCCTGAACTCTCAGGAGCCCCAAAACCCCTCCATGCTGTTCTCTCAGGCCAGCATGGTGACGGTTAGCCAGCAGGAATCCTCTGAGCCCATGGCCTTCCWGGACCAGAGCCAGGTGGTGGGGAACCCCTCAGWGCCTCGCCAGCAGGGCCTGTTCCAAGAGCAGCAGCCCATGCAGCTGATCACCAGCTCCAACAACGGCCCAGAGCAGCCCGTCTCRCTCTTCATGCCCCAATCCAACATGGCTGCCCTGCAGGGTTGCATGGCTGCCCAGGWGCTCCCGCAGACAGGCATCTTCAGCACCCAGAATGGGGTGGCAGGCCTGCagaccaccacctcctcccccgtGCAGCAGCCAGGGTCTCTGTTCCAGACAGCAGTCAGTGGGACCCTCAACCAGCCCAGCGAGGCACAGCAGCCAGGCCTCTTCCTCTTTGGGATTCAGAACG AGTGTGGCCAGCTGATAAACTCTCCTGGAACCACTCTGTCTGATCAGATCATTGCCATCAGTCAGTCTGgtcagaaccagagagagagcgaggcccAGATCCAGTCGCTGCTCAACCAGTCCATGTCTGAGTCAGGGAGCATGCAGAACAGCATGACGGCCTCCCAGAACATGGAGAAGATAGATGACKTGCTTGTCAGCCTGCAGGAGCAGGGCAACAACCTCACTCGCTCTTACTAG